In Endozoicomonas sp. GU-1, one DNA window encodes the following:
- a CDS encoding pyocin activator PrtN family protein, whose product MAFPVTRLHPKNQKAPYIVDITDLAKYIDECFEDAREDFEKFNK is encoded by the coding sequence GTGGCGTTTCCAGTGACTCGTTTGCACCCTAAAAACCAAAAGGCTCCTTATATTGTTGATATAACGGACTTGGCTAAATATATTGACGAGTGCTTTGAAGATGCAAGGGAAGATTTTGAAAAATTCAATAAATAA
- a CDS encoding site-specific integrase: protein MIRKYKKNDGKFRYTATARITINGEPYQDTETFNSEKLASKWIEKRKKEFIALAKQGKTQSESGHKEPDKLLVPELIDLYIKKWHDEPKLDIGGSKLSALECIKHHPLLSRLRATRLNKDVIIKYAEERNKQAKPQTVAQDISYLRQPFKHAREHLNIDIDDIEFKKASPSLKARKLIDNSIPRSRKATPKELGDVIEYLKSSPRRKIPAHDVAEFAYRSCMRLNEICSLKWSDIDDHFRTIFIKQRKDPSNKHRNDQTIPFSPKALEIIKRQKRTDARVFPFKKDSVRAAWARACEKLDIDDLHFHDLRRTGLSQLVESGLSFEEAMVISGHKDYEQLKRYINLDAQKIAKRLEEITRD, encoded by the coding sequence GTGATACGAAAGTATAAGAAAAATGACGGTAAATTCCGCTATACAGCAACGGCAAGAATCACGATCAATGGGGAACCTTACCAAGACACGGAGACATTCAATAGCGAAAAGCTTGCTAGTAAATGGATAGAAAAAAGGAAAAAAGAATTTATAGCACTCGCCAAACAAGGGAAAACCCAATCTGAATCAGGCCATAAGGAGCCTGATAAACTACTAGTTCCAGAACTTATAGATCTTTACATAAAAAAATGGCATGACGAACCAAAATTGGACATTGGTGGAAGCAAACTTAGCGCCCTTGAATGTATCAAGCATCACCCACTACTCAGTAGACTTAGAGCTACTCGACTTAATAAAGATGTTATTATTAAATACGCCGAAGAGCGTAACAAGCAAGCCAAACCGCAAACCGTGGCTCAAGATATTTCATATTTGAGGCAGCCATTCAAGCACGCAAGAGAACACTTAAATATCGATATTGATGATATCGAATTTAAGAAAGCATCACCAAGTTTAAAGGCAAGAAAACTTATAGATAACTCCATCCCCCGAAGCCGTAAGGCCACACCAAAAGAACTTGGCGACGTAATTGAATACCTTAAATCATCTCCAAGGCGCAAAATACCAGCCCACGATGTTGCAGAATTTGCATACCGCTCCTGCATGCGCCTTAACGAAATATGCAGTCTCAAATGGTCAGATATTGATGATCATTTTCGCACCATATTCATAAAGCAAAGAAAAGACCCATCAAATAAACATAGGAATGACCAAACAATTCCCTTTTCACCAAAAGCGTTAGAAATAATTAAAAGACAAAAAAGAACTGATGCGCGAGTATTTCCCTTTAAAAAAGACTCTGTCAGAGCTGCTTGGGCAAGAGCCTGTGAAAAGCTAGACATTGATGATCTACATTTCCACGACCTTAGACGCACCGGCTTAAGCCAACTAGTAGAAAGCGGACTATCTTTTGAGGAAGCCATGGTCATTTCTGGCCATAAAGATTACGAACAATTGAAACGATATATAAATCTGGACGCTCAAAAAATCGCAAAACGTTTAGAGGAAATAACCAGAGATTAA
- a CDS encoding restriction endonuclease subunit S, producing the protein MEASIEFPKYDSYKDSEIPWIGDIPTKWEKVKAKWLFTKIDRPVRAEDDVVTAFRDGQVTLRKNRRTEGFTNALKEHGYQGIRKGDLVIHAMDAFAGAIGVSDSDGKSTPVYSACIPRGEFYTNTKYYAYLLRYMALSGYINSLAKGIRERSTDFRFSDFSDLILPNPSEAEQDRIVNFLDQKTAEIDAAIAKKQELIQLLNEQKTILINRAVTKGLNPNVKMKDSGVAWIGETPEHWRVCSLSHTASITTGATPDRTNPNYWNGTIPWIKTGEVKFSNIESSEEYISELGLKHSAARLAPAETLLMAMYGQGVTRGRVGILKVPAAFNQACAAIIVKKELSTNYAFYFLYAAYPFIRDAGNETSQMNLSSGYIAKIKVLVPPEDEQNKIVSYCRELQTEYANIEQLQVDEIKALQEFKQSLIAHATTGKIKV; encoded by the coding sequence ATGGAAGCCTCCATTGAGTTCCCTAAATATGACAGCTACAAGGATAGCGAAATTCCTTGGATTGGTGATATTCCAACGAAGTGGGAAAAGGTCAAAGCTAAATGGCTATTCACAAAAATAGATCGCCCTGTTCGAGCTGAAGATGATGTTGTTACAGCCTTTCGTGATGGGCAAGTAACACTCAGAAAAAACCGTAGAACGGAAGGTTTTACTAATGCCCTAAAGGAGCATGGCTATCAGGGCATCCGTAAAGGTGATTTGGTTATTCATGCTATGGATGCCTTTGCAGGGGCGATTGGTGTTTCTGATTCAGATGGGAAATCGACCCCAGTCTATTCTGCATGTATTCCAAGAGGGGAGTTTTACACAAATACAAAATATTACGCTTACCTACTCCGTTATATGGCTCTCAGTGGTTATATAAACTCATTAGCAAAGGGGATCAGAGAGCGTTCGACCGATTTCCGCTTCAGTGATTTTTCTGATCTAATTTTGCCAAATCCATCAGAAGCTGAACAGGATCGTATAGTCAATTTTCTCGACCAAAAAACCGCCGAGATCGATGCCGCCATTGCCAAAAAGCAGGAGCTGATCCAGCTACTGAACGAGCAGAAAACCATTCTGATCAACCGAGCTGTCACCAAGGGACTAAACCCCAATGTCAAAATGAAAGACAGTGGTGTGGCTTGGATTGGAGAAACCCCTGAGCATTGGAGAGTTTGCTCGCTGAGTCATACAGCATCTATCACTACTGGTGCAACGCCTGACCGAACGAATCCGAATTATTGGAATGGCACTATACCGTGGATCAAAACAGGTGAAGTCAAATTTTCAAATATTGAAAGTAGTGAAGAATATATATCAGAATTAGGTCTAAAGCACTCAGCAGCAAGACTAGCACCTGCCGAGACATTACTTATGGCAATGTATGGTCAAGGTGTCACCAGAGGACGTGTTGGTATACTAAAAGTTCCTGCCGCCTTCAATCAGGCTTGTGCAGCAATCATAGTAAAAAAAGAATTGTCTACAAATTATGCATTTTATTTTCTTTATGCTGCATACCCTTTCATCAGAGATGCTGGAAATGAAACAAGTCAGATGAATCTCAGTTCTGGCTACATTGCAAAGATTAAAGTACTTGTACCTCCGGAAGATGAGCAGAATAAAATTGTCTCATACTGCCGTGAGTTGCAAACTGAATATGCCAACATAGAACAACTACAGGTTGATGAAATCAAAGCGTTACAAGAATTCAAACAATCGCTAATCGCACACGCCACAACCGGAAAGATCAAAGTCTAG
- a CDS encoding type I restriction endonuclease subunit R, whose product MVSNTGEDALEQAIEAALTGDCRENRGSAAQPPASYGQAKHRGQGYVAGNPADFDRRFAIDKTLFWHFLKTTQAEELAKLKNQPNWEQLVLERLSNKIRKDGVITVLKKGLSINDAHLNLLHKGVYNSLNPNQKSLFEQNIFSITRQVHYSETEPGKSVDMVLFINGLALATFELKKPQTKQTVHNAMKQYRETRDPKTTLFRFGQCLVHFAVDTDEVFMTTHVNGQSTFFLPFNKGVNHGKGNPANPGGYKTAYLWKEVLEPHSLVQIVEHFAKMVEEKDPKGKIKKILYFPRYHQMEVVRRILSDAKTNGAGQRYLIQHSAGSGKSNSITWLAFQLIELYDPAGRENVFDSVVVVTDRKILDQQLRNNIRQFSEVKNIVAAAEKSAELKSHLEQGKRLIITTIQKFPFIVDGIGDLSEKRFAVIIDEAHSSQSGKSADKLNMSLGMEDEQTEDVMQDKILKAMEGRKMSSNASFFAFTATPKKETLEKFGRESPKDGRFYPFHLYSMKQAIEENFILDVLQNYTTYQSFYEIQKQVADNPAFNSKKAQATLKAYVESHPDTIEKKASVMVNHFIESVVKGRKLKGKARAMVVASSIPRAYEYYVVISRLLKEANMPFGAIVAFSQKEGFEHTEESVNGFAGKDIPDRFKTDDYRILVVAKKYTTGFDEPLLHTMYVDRKLQTVQAVQTLSRLNRCNQKMEKNDTFVLDFANTTTEIKAAFDPFYTSAVLEGKTDVNALHDWKDELDKVGVYEWKEVDEFNQLFWNNRPDEELHIIADPVAERFDKLGEELGDEDEADKLKIDFKIKAKQFVKVYAQLACIMSFNNVRWEMLHWFLLFLIPKLKVKTPEKEDLKALLESVDMNTYAMARVKLNERIELDSNETVVEPQNPNQRGYHGEEDKDPLDVIVENFNERHFNGWEATPEERKVKFKSIVKLVQDSPDYEAQVLNNKDEQNRRIALESLIQRAVMLQRRQELDLYKLYVKDDDFRRTFEGTIEQILAVEAVNANKNDSHRPI is encoded by the coding sequence ATGGTTAGCAATACCGGCGAAGATGCACTGGAACAAGCCATTGAAGCTGCGCTGACAGGTGACTGTCGTGAAAACCGTGGTTCAGCAGCACAACCTCCTGCTTCCTACGGTCAGGCAAAGCACCGTGGTCAAGGTTATGTTGCAGGCAACCCTGCGGATTTTGATCGCCGGTTTGCTATCGATAAAACCCTGTTCTGGCATTTCCTGAAAACTACCCAAGCCGAAGAACTGGCAAAGCTGAAAAACCAGCCTAACTGGGAACAACTGGTACTGGAACGGCTGAGTAACAAGATTCGCAAAGATGGTGTGATTACGGTGCTAAAGAAAGGGTTGTCTATTAATGATGCCCATCTTAACTTGCTGCATAAAGGGGTCTACAACAGCCTGAACCCCAACCAGAAGAGCCTGTTTGAACAGAATATCTTCTCCATTACCCGACAGGTGCATTACTCGGAAACGGAACCGGGCAAATCGGTGGACATGGTGCTGTTTATAAATGGCTTGGCGCTGGCGACTTTCGAGTTGAAGAAGCCTCAGACCAAGCAAACCGTTCACAACGCCATGAAACAGTACAGGGAAACCCGTGACCCAAAAACTACACTGTTCCGCTTCGGCCAGTGTCTGGTGCATTTTGCGGTAGACACTGACGAAGTGTTTATGACTACCCATGTGAATGGTCAGAGCACTTTCTTCCTGCCGTTTAATAAGGGCGTGAACCACGGTAAAGGGAATCCCGCTAACCCCGGTGGTTACAAGACTGCCTATCTCTGGAAAGAGGTTTTGGAGCCGCATTCGCTGGTTCAGATTGTTGAACACTTTGCCAAGATGGTTGAAGAGAAAGACCCTAAAGGCAAAATCAAGAAGATCCTGTACTTCCCCCGCTATCACCAGATGGAAGTGGTGCGCCGTATTCTCTCTGATGCCAAGACCAATGGTGCTGGACAGCGTTACCTGATTCAACACTCGGCGGGTTCTGGCAAGTCCAACTCCATCACTTGGCTGGCCTTCCAGCTTATCGAACTGTATGACCCTGCTGGACGGGAGAACGTGTTTGATTCCGTGGTGGTGGTGACAGACCGGAAAATCTTGGATCAACAGCTTCGTAACAATATTCGTCAGTTCTCAGAAGTGAAAAATATTGTCGCTGCGGCTGAGAAGTCTGCCGAGCTAAAATCCCATCTGGAGCAGGGTAAACGGCTGATTATAACCACCATCCAGAAATTCCCGTTTATTGTGGATGGTATTGGCGATCTCTCGGAGAAACGCTTTGCGGTAATTATCGATGAGGCTCACTCCTCCCAGAGTGGTAAGAGTGCTGACAAACTGAATATGTCCCTCGGAATGGAAGACGAGCAGACAGAAGACGTTATGCAGGACAAAATCCTGAAAGCGATGGAGGGGCGCAAGATGAGCAGCAATGCTTCGTTCTTCGCCTTCACTGCTACGCCCAAAAAAGAGACTTTAGAGAAGTTTGGCAGGGAATCACCAAAAGACGGGAGATTCTACCCATTTCATCTCTACTCCATGAAGCAAGCCATTGAAGAGAACTTTATCCTCGATGTGTTGCAGAACTACACCACCTATCAGAGCTTTTATGAGATCCAGAAGCAGGTGGCAGATAATCCCGCCTTCAACAGTAAAAAAGCTCAGGCTACGTTGAAAGCATATGTGGAGAGTCATCCGGATACTATTGAGAAAAAAGCATCAGTGATGGTAAACCACTTCATTGAGAGTGTGGTGAAAGGCAGAAAGCTCAAGGGTAAAGCTAGGGCAATGGTGGTGGCATCCAGCATTCCACGAGCCTACGAATATTATGTGGTGATCTCCCGCCTACTGAAAGAGGCCAACATGCCCTTTGGGGCGATTGTCGCCTTTTCTCAGAAAGAAGGGTTTGAGCACACTGAAGAATCCGTTAATGGCTTTGCCGGTAAAGATATTCCAGATCGATTTAAAACTGATGACTACCGGATTCTGGTGGTGGCGAAGAAATATACCACCGGCTTTGATGAACCATTACTGCACACCATGTATGTGGACAGAAAGCTGCAAACGGTTCAGGCAGTACAGACGTTATCCCGCCTGAATCGCTGTAACCAGAAGATGGAGAAGAACGACACCTTTGTGCTGGACTTTGCTAATACCACCACAGAGATCAAGGCGGCGTTTGATCCCTTCTACACCAGCGCTGTTCTGGAGGGAAAGACAGACGTTAATGCACTGCACGACTGGAAAGATGAGTTGGATAAGGTGGGTGTCTACGAGTGGAAGGAGGTTGACGAGTTTAACCAACTATTCTGGAATAACCGCCCTGATGAAGAGCTTCATATTATCGCTGACCCGGTTGCCGAACGCTTTGACAAACTGGGTGAAGAACTGGGTGATGAGGATGAAGCCGACAAGCTGAAGATTGATTTTAAAATCAAGGCCAAACAGTTTGTGAAAGTATATGCCCAGCTTGCCTGTATCATGTCGTTCAATAATGTTCGGTGGGAAATGTTGCACTGGTTCTTGTTGTTCCTGATCCCAAAGCTGAAGGTTAAAACTCCGGAAAAGGAAGATCTGAAAGCACTTCTGGAAAGTGTAGACATGAACACTTACGCCATGGCGAGGGTGAAGCTGAACGAGCGCATTGAACTGGATAGTAACGAAACGGTTGTAGAGCCTCAGAACCCTAATCAGCGTGGGTATCACGGTGAAGAGGATAAAGATCCGTTGGATGTGATTGTTGAGAACTTCAATGAACGTCACTTCAATGGTTGGGAGGCAACTCCCGAAGAGCGTAAGGTGAAGTTCAAGAGCATCGTAAAACTTGTTCAGGACAGCCCGGATTATGAGGCGCAGGTGCTCAATAATAAGGATGAACAAAATCGACGGATTGCCCTTGAGTCACTGATCCAACGAGCAGTGATGCTACAACGCAGACAGGAGTTGGATCTTTATAAGCTGTATGTGAAAGATGATGATTTCCGCAGGACTTTTGAAGGGACTATTGAGCAGATATTGGCGGTGGAGGCTGTAAACGCTAATAAAAATGACAGTCACAGACCAATTTAA
- a CDS encoding type I restriction-modification system subunit M, with protein MDHSVHNKIVNFIWSIADDCLRDVYVRGKYRDVILPMFVLRRLDCLLEETKEKVQEEVAFQMEEFGVPDQDPDALREASGYVFYNTSELTLKDMTGNPSQLVSNFKHYLDSFSENVKEIIQKFDLYNQINKLAGADKLHDVIEKFVSPNINLSANPAKDADGRTLPALTNLGMGYVFEELIRKFNEENNEEAGEHFTPREVIKLMTHFLFLEVKDQLPPVITIYDPACGSGGMLTESQNFIKDPEGQIASKSAVHLYGKEINGETYAICKSDMMIKGNNPENIRFGSTIASNEFEGTRFDFALSNPPYGKSWSTEQKFVVEGKEILQPRFEVNLPDFKGIHSFQKATPSSSDGQLLFLMEMVDKMKTVGQNNMGARVASVHNGSSLFTGQAGSGESNIRRYIVENDFLEAIIQLPNNLFYNTGITTYIWILNNNKPDHRKGKVQLLNAQNMYQKLRKNYGDKNCELTDDHIDELTKLYHKMAGADESDITKVFDNKDFGYYKVTVERPLRKSAQFTEERVSELRFFPALRDEMKWIYQEFGDAVYGNDTLMEHRQAIIQHFEDQGENLTKKNRDKLLAQKTWDDQKKLINAAQQLMAKMGSEQTNDFNQFKDEFNKALKSLGLKLSAGDKNQILNAFSWRDENAVPVIKKVHSLAQVTSILSEILEHQEDDNGNLQDYGFWRLEGTQFTEYEPDSELRDTENVPLKEDIHQYFVDEVRPHVDDAWIALDKTLIGCEISFNKYFYQHKSLRSLEEVTGDILRLESETEGLLKKLVSLGEAK; from the coding sequence ATGGATCACTCCGTTCACAACAAAATCGTTAACTTCATCTGGTCAATAGCCGACGACTGCCTTCGGGATGTTTATGTTCGAGGTAAGTACCGTGATGTGATCCTCCCGATGTTCGTCCTTCGTCGGCTTGACTGCCTGCTGGAAGAGACTAAAGAGAAGGTACAGGAAGAAGTAGCCTTTCAGATGGAAGAGTTTGGTGTTCCAGACCAAGATCCGGATGCTCTGCGTGAAGCTTCCGGGTATGTGTTCTACAACACCTCAGAACTTACCTTGAAGGATATGACCGGCAACCCATCCCAGTTGGTCAGTAACTTCAAGCATTATTTGGATAGTTTTTCTGAAAATGTAAAGGAGATCATCCAGAAATTTGACCTGTACAACCAGATCAACAAACTGGCAGGAGCTGACAAGCTTCATGACGTGATTGAAAAGTTTGTCTCCCCAAACATCAATCTCAGCGCCAATCCAGCGAAAGACGCTGATGGTCGCACTTTGCCTGCTCTTACTAACCTTGGCATGGGCTATGTCTTTGAAGAGCTGATTCGTAAGTTCAACGAAGAGAACAACGAAGAGGCTGGTGAGCACTTTACTCCTCGTGAAGTGATCAAGCTGATGACTCACTTCTTGTTTCTGGAAGTAAAAGACCAGCTTCCACCGGTTATCACCATTTATGACCCAGCTTGCGGTTCTGGCGGTATGCTCACAGAATCCCAGAACTTCATCAAAGACCCGGAAGGGCAAATCGCTTCAAAATCGGCAGTGCATCTCTATGGCAAAGAGATCAATGGTGAGACCTATGCCATCTGTAAATCCGATATGATGATCAAGGGCAACAACCCGGAAAATATCCGGTTTGGCTCTACCATTGCCAGTAACGAGTTTGAAGGAACCCGCTTTGACTTTGCTCTTTCCAATCCTCCATATGGTAAAAGCTGGAGTACTGAGCAGAAGTTTGTGGTTGAGGGTAAAGAAATCCTTCAACCTCGCTTTGAAGTAAACCTGCCTGATTTCAAAGGAATCCACAGCTTTCAGAAAGCCACACCCTCTTCATCTGATGGACAACTTTTGTTCCTGATGGAAATGGTGGACAAAATGAAGACCGTTGGTCAAAACAACATGGGGGCTCGTGTTGCTTCCGTTCATAACGGTTCCTCTTTGTTTACTGGTCAAGCAGGCAGTGGTGAGAGCAATATTCGTCGCTACATTGTTGAGAATGACTTTCTGGAAGCCATTATCCAACTACCGAACAATCTGTTCTATAACACTGGAATCACCACCTATATCTGGATTCTGAACAACAATAAGCCTGACCACCGTAAGGGCAAAGTCCAGCTACTTAACGCTCAAAACATGTACCAAAAGCTTCGTAAGAATTATGGTGATAAAAACTGTGAGTTGACCGACGACCATATTGATGAGTTGACCAAGCTCTACCATAAAATGGCCGGGGCTGATGAAAGCGATATTACCAAAGTCTTCGATAACAAAGATTTTGGCTACTACAAGGTTACGGTTGAGCGCCCGCTACGTAAATCTGCCCAGTTTACTGAAGAGCGTGTGAGTGAGCTTCGCTTCTTCCCGGCACTGCGGGATGAAATGAAGTGGATCTACCAAGAGTTTGGTGATGCTGTCTATGGCAACGACACCCTCATGGAACACCGACAAGCCATTATCCAGCACTTTGAAGATCAGGGTGAAAACCTGACCAAGAAAAACAGAGATAAGTTGTTGGCACAAAAGACATGGGATGACCAGAAAAAACTGATCAACGCTGCCCAGCAACTGATGGCAAAGATGGGGTCAGAGCAAACGAACGACTTCAACCAGTTCAAGGATGAGTTCAATAAAGCGTTGAAATCTCTTGGTCTCAAGCTTTCAGCCGGTGACAAAAACCAGATCTTAAACGCTTTCAGTTGGCGTGATGAAAACGCTGTACCAGTCATCAAGAAGGTTCATTCGTTGGCACAGGTAACAAGTATCCTGTCTGAAATCCTTGAGCATCAGGAAGACGATAATGGGAACCTTCAGGATTACGGTTTCTGGCGTTTAGAAGGAACCCAGTTTACCGAGTACGAGCCCGACTCCGAGCTGCGTGATACAGAAAACGTACCTCTGAAGGAAGATATTCACCAGTACTTTGTTGATGAAGTGCGCCCTCATGTAGACGACGCTTGGATAGCTCTGGATAAGACCCTAATTGGCTGTGAAATCAGCTTTAATAAATACTTTTACCAGCATAAGTCTCTACGTTCTTTGGAAGAAGTCACAGGAGACATTCTACGTTTAGAGAGTGAGACAGAAGGCTTGCTGAAGAAGTTGGTTAGCCTTGGGGAGGCGAAGTAA